A genomic segment from Dietzia psychralcaliphila encodes:
- the pks13 gene encoding polyketide synthase Pks13 (Pks13 is a key enzyme in mycolic acid biosynthesis.) yields the protein MAQSEMTVVELRDWLRGWVSRATGLDVAKVTDDRSLEEFGLSSRDAVTLSADLEDLLGRPLDATVAYQHPTIASLAEYVVNGPAELDEPADLHTFRHRGAGMEFDVAVIGFATRFPGGADSPEATWELLAEGRDATSPRPATRWSEWAGDAYVQQVLAEAPDRGGWLDDTEVRDFDAEFFGMSPREAEMVDPQQRLALELTWEALEHAHLPASNLKGHEVGVFIGSSSSDYQVFLTSDSAAASPYAVTGASNSIISNRVSYTFDFRGPSMTLDTACSTSLVAIHEAVNSLRLHESDLAVAGGVNMMLAPAATMGFAKTGAALSPDGRIKAFSSDANGICRAEGGGLFILKRLSEAERDGDEVLAVIKGSAVNSDGRSNGMTAPNPDAQVAVLRQAYADAGVDPRDVDYIEAHGTGTILGDPIEATAIGQVLGRGRDADRPTLLGSAKTNFGHMESAAGAAGLAKIILGMGHDSLPPTLNFAGPNPYIDFDAARLSVVTENRPWPRYSGRAIAGVSGFGFGGTNAHVVVSEYQPTPVRVPDAPDAEVDAARVAEAPTADAQSASTGGRTADTPAAAPEDDVARSVAEAVRRNAEDLATTGTSAPGPSATVFVVSGSLPSRRKSTAGQLADWLETQDDSVDLGAVARTLATRNHGRSRGAVVGHTRTELVAGLRALAAGDPGPGVFSADAPAGTGDVWVFSGFGAQHRKMAKELYLSNPLFASCLDAVDELIDFEAGYRMVEMFLDDSVTYEVENAQVGIFAVQVALIDTLKALGAKPEAVIGHSMGEVAAAYAAGGLSLEDAVRVICVRSRLMGDAEQQVSDEDAGAMALVEYSAEEIAQIIADNPQFASIEPAVYAAPTHTTVGGRAKPVAEFVAWVEEQGKFARQLQVRGAGHTSDVDMLLGELAAEIAGLEPRELTSGLFSSVDRETFYRAGHEPIHAEEYWVKGMRHSVWFTHAVRKAVEAGYVTFLEFAPNPVAAMSVAATCFDAGLMEPNLLHTLKRKESEADTLLHAIAQLYVHGHEVNMDQVVEMLHGYVTGPGRYAAVPGTAWKRRTLWPTVTAGGGSGEGRMPGSHVALPDGRHAWQVRAEVVPSVDALMTAAAASVVEGAVLTAVHRPGVLPVAGAVTTTMTPHPGGASLQVHAHTGDGTAPSFALVAECAVSGGTPIDPEDRPGPHYVSAESDAPVVDTDDDDDESDNRWNPDGDESIGDRLARIVGSSMGYSPDDLPRELPLLDLGLDSLMAVRIKNRVEHEFSIPPLELQAMRDASMNDVVQMVTFAVENPDEVGELAAKQARGEGVVDVAALRGDAPAAGDAAESDSAGSDSAGSGAAEGVEAGGSASAEVAIAPRDDTERMAFGAWAVVTGAAAPGVTGTLPALDESTLTALAERLSTRCGGEINAGQLAGAGTIAEVADLLRPFTEVAVEGNVRVLREGSADSTPLFLFHAAGGSSFVYEPLVDRLDGDTPVYGVERTEGPLEERAAGYLDRIREIASGRPVALGGWSFGGALAVEVARQLRAADDVVALVALLDTVQPSDPIPDTLDEAEARWKRYSEFAKRTYGLDVEVPRDFLAEHGEDGVLGMLLEGLGAEANAMGGGVIEHQRASFVDNRILQSADLSAWSGVGAEVSFVLYRAERMHEGAIELEPRYAHVDPDGGWARIVSDLEVVQLKGDHLAVVDEPVVGTVGRHLARRLSEIDAGVLKGSDA from the coding sequence ATGGCACAGAGCGAGATGACCGTAGTAGAGCTCCGCGACTGGTTGCGGGGTTGGGTCTCCCGGGCCACCGGGCTCGACGTCGCCAAGGTGACCGACGATCGCTCCCTCGAGGAGTTCGGACTGTCCTCCCGCGACGCCGTGACGCTGTCGGCGGATCTCGAGGACCTGCTCGGTCGCCCCCTGGACGCCACGGTCGCCTACCAGCACCCCACCATCGCCTCCCTCGCCGAGTACGTGGTCAACGGACCGGCCGAGCTCGACGAGCCCGCCGACCTGCACACCTTCCGCCACCGTGGGGCCGGCATGGAGTTCGACGTCGCCGTGATCGGGTTCGCCACCCGGTTCCCCGGGGGTGCGGACTCGCCCGAGGCCACGTGGGAGCTGCTGGCCGAGGGTCGGGACGCCACCAGCCCGCGCCCGGCGACCCGCTGGTCCGAGTGGGCGGGTGACGCCTACGTCCAGCAGGTCCTCGCCGAGGCCCCGGACCGGGGCGGGTGGCTCGACGACACGGAGGTGCGGGACTTCGACGCGGAGTTCTTCGGCATGAGTCCGCGCGAGGCCGAGATGGTCGACCCGCAGCAGCGTCTCGCGCTCGAACTCACCTGGGAGGCCCTCGAGCACGCGCACCTGCCCGCGAGCAACCTCAAGGGCCACGAGGTGGGTGTGTTCATCGGCTCGTCCTCCAGCGACTACCAGGTGTTCCTCACCTCCGATTCCGCCGCCGCCTCCCCGTACGCGGTCACCGGTGCCTCCAACTCGATCATCTCCAACCGTGTCTCGTACACGTTCGACTTCCGCGGCCCCTCGATGACCCTGGACACCGCGTGCTCGACGTCGCTGGTCGCGATCCACGAGGCCGTCAACTCTCTGCGGCTGCACGAGTCCGACCTGGCCGTGGCCGGGGGCGTCAACATGATGCTGGCGCCCGCCGCCACCATGGGTTTCGCCAAGACCGGCGCCGCGCTCAGCCCGGACGGCCGCATCAAGGCCTTCTCCTCCGACGCCAACGGGATCTGCCGCGCGGAGGGTGGGGGACTGTTCATCCTGAAGCGCCTGTCCGAGGCCGAACGGGACGGGGACGAGGTCCTCGCCGTCATCAAGGGGTCCGCCGTCAACTCCGACGGTCGTTCCAATGGCATGACCGCCCCCAACCCGGACGCCCAGGTCGCGGTCCTGCGCCAGGCCTACGCCGACGCCGGAGTGGACCCGAGGGACGTGGACTACATCGAGGCCCACGGCACGGGCACGATCCTCGGCGACCCCATCGAGGCCACCGCCATCGGACAGGTGCTCGGCCGCGGCCGTGACGCCGACCGGCCGACCCTGCTGGGGTCGGCCAAGACCAACTTCGGGCACATGGAGTCGGCGGCCGGCGCCGCCGGACTGGCCAAGATCATCCTGGGGATGGGTCACGATTCGCTCCCGCCCACGCTCAACTTCGCCGGCCCCAACCCGTACATCGACTTCGACGCGGCCCGGCTGAGCGTCGTCACCGAGAACCGTCCGTGGCCGCGCTACAGCGGACGGGCGATCGCGGGCGTCTCCGGGTTCGGTTTCGGCGGCACCAACGCGCACGTCGTGGTCTCGGAGTACCAGCCCACCCCGGTCCGGGTCCCGGATGCGCCGGACGCCGAGGTCGACGCGGCCCGGGTCGCCGAGGCCCCGACCGCCGACGCGCAGTCCGCGTCCACGGGAGGCCGGACCGCCGACACCCCGGCCGCCGCGCCGGAGGACGACGTGGCGCGCAGTGTCGCCGAGGCGGTCCGCCGCAATGCCGAGGACCTCGCCACGACCGGCACCTCCGCCCCCGGCCCGTCCGCGACCGTGTTCGTGGTGTCCGGGTCGTTGCCCTCACGCCGCAAGTCCACCGCCGGACAGCTGGCCGACTGGCTCGAGACGCAGGACGACTCCGTGGACCTCGGTGCCGTCGCGCGCACCCTCGCCACGCGCAACCACGGTCGCTCCCGCGGTGCCGTCGTCGGTCACACCCGCACCGAGCTGGTGGCCGGGCTGCGCGCTCTGGCGGCCGGTGACCCCGGCCCCGGTGTCTTCAGCGCGGACGCCCCCGCCGGCACGGGCGACGTCTGGGTGTTCTCGGGCTTCGGCGCCCAGCACCGCAAGATGGCCAAGGAGCTGTACCTGTCCAACCCGCTGTTCGCCTCGTGCCTGGACGCGGTGGACGAGCTCATCGACTTCGAGGCCGGCTACCGGATGGTCGAGATGTTCCTCGACGACTCGGTCACCTACGAGGTGGAGAACGCCCAGGTCGGCATCTTCGCCGTCCAGGTCGCGCTGATCGACACCCTCAAGGCGCTGGGCGCCAAGCCGGAGGCCGTCATCGGCCATTCCATGGGCGAGGTCGCCGCCGCCTACGCGGCCGGCGGTCTGAGCCTGGAGGACGCGGTGCGCGTGATCTGCGTGCGCTCGCGCCTCATGGGCGACGCCGAGCAGCAGGTCTCAGACGAGGACGCCGGCGCCATGGCGCTGGTCGAGTACTCGGCCGAGGAGATCGCGCAGATCATCGCCGACAACCCGCAGTTCGCCTCGATCGAACCGGCCGTCTACGCCGCTCCCACCCACACCACGGTCGGAGGCCGGGCCAAGCCCGTCGCTGAGTTCGTGGCCTGGGTCGAGGAGCAGGGCAAGTTCGCCCGCCAGCTGCAGGTCCGGGGCGCCGGGCACACCTCCGACGTCGACATGCTGCTGGGCGAGTTGGCCGCCGAGATCGCGGGCCTGGAGCCGCGCGAACTCACCTCCGGTCTGTTCTCCTCGGTGGACCGCGAGACCTTCTACCGCGCCGGCCACGAGCCGATCCACGCGGAGGAGTACTGGGTCAAGGGCATGCGGCACTCGGTGTGGTTCACCCACGCCGTGCGCAAGGCGGTCGAGGCCGGGTACGTGACGTTCCTGGAGTTCGCGCCCAACCCGGTCGCCGCGATGTCCGTGGCGGCGACCTGCTTCGACGCCGGCCTGATGGAGCCCAACCTGCTCCACACGCTCAAGCGCAAGGAGTCCGAGGCCGACACCCTGCTCCACGCGATCGCGCAGCTGTACGTCCACGGCCACGAGGTCAACATGGACCAGGTCGTGGAGATGCTGCACGGCTACGTCACCGGCCCCGGGCGCTACGCGGCGGTGCCGGGCACGGCGTGGAAGCGGCGCACGCTGTGGCCGACCGTCACCGCCGGCGGCGGGTCGGGAGAGGGCCGCATGCCCGGCTCCCACGTCGCGCTGCCCGACGGCCGCCACGCGTGGCAGGTCCGCGCCGAGGTCGTGCCGAGTGTCGACGCGTTGATGACGGCCGCGGCCGCGTCCGTCGTCGAGGGCGCCGTCCTCACCGCCGTCCACCGCCCAGGCGTGCTCCCGGTCGCGGGAGCGGTCACCACCACCATGACGCCGCACCCCGGTGGCGCCTCGCTGCAGGTGCACGCGCACACCGGTGACGGAACCGCGCCGTCCTTCGCCCTGGTCGCCGAATGTGCGGTGAGCGGTGGCACGCCGATCGATCCTGAGGACCGACCGGGGCCGCACTACGTGTCTGCCGAGTCCGACGCGCCGGTGGTGGACACCGATGACGACGACGACGAGTCGGACAACCGCTGGAACCCGGACGGTGACGAGTCGATCGGCGACCGCCTGGCCCGGATCGTCGGTTCCTCGATGGGGTACAGCCCCGACGACCTGCCGCGGGAGCTCCCGCTGCTAGATCTGGGACTGGACTCGCTCATGGCGGTGCGGATCAAGAACCGGGTCGAGCACGAATTCTCCATCCCGCCGCTCGAACTGCAGGCGATGCGGGACGCCTCGATGAACGACGTCGTGCAGATGGTGACCTTCGCCGTGGAGAACCCGGACGAGGTCGGCGAGCTCGCGGCCAAGCAGGCCCGGGGGGAGGGCGTGGTCGACGTCGCCGCCCTGAGAGGCGATGCGCCTGCCGCTGGTGACGCTGCTGAAAGTGACTCTGCTGGAAGTGACTCTGCTGGAAGTGGCGCTGCAGAGGGCGTCGAGGCCGGCGGGTCCGCCTCCGCCGAGGTCGCCATCGCGCCCCGTGACGACACCGAGCGGATGGCCTTCGGCGCGTGGGCCGTGGTCACCGGAGCGGCGGCACCCGGGGTGACCGGGACGCTGCCGGCGCTGGACGAGTCCACCCTGACCGCACTGGCCGAGCGGCTGTCGACCCGCTGTGGCGGCGAGATCAACGCCGGGCAACTGGCCGGGGCGGGGACGATCGCGGAGGTCGCCGACCTGCTGCGCCCGTTCACCGAGGTCGCGGTCGAGGGCAACGTCCGAGTCCTGCGCGAGGGCTCCGCCGACAGCACCCCCCTGTTCCTGTTCCACGCCGCCGGCGGTTCGTCGTTCGTGTACGAACCGTTGGTCGATCGCCTGGACGGTGACACCCCGGTCTACGGCGTCGAGCGCACCGAGGGACCGCTGGAGGAGCGGGCCGCCGGTTACCTGGACAGGATCCGGGAGATCGCCTCGGGGCGTCCCGTCGCGCTCGGTGGCTGGTCCTTCGGTGGGGCCCTGGCCGTCGAGGTCGCCCGCCAGCTGCGGGCCGCGGACGACGTGGTCGCACTGGTGGCCCTCCTGGACACCGTGCAGCCGTCCGACCCGATCCCGGACACGCTCGACGAGGCGGAGGCGCGGTGGAAGCGGTACTCCGAGTTCGCCAAGCGGACCTACGGATTGGACGTGGAGGTGCCGAGGGACTTCCTGGCCGAGCACGGTGAGGACGGCGTGCTGGGGATGCTCCTCGAGGGGCTGGGCGCCGAGGCGAACGCCATGGGCGGCGGGGTCATCGAGCACCAGCGGGCCAGCTTCGTCGACAATCGCATCCTCCAGAGCGCGGACCTGTCCGCGTGGTCCGGGGTGGGCGCCGAGGTGTCGTTCGTGCTCTACCGAGCGGAGCGGATGCACGAGGGCGCGATCGAGCTCGAGCCCCGCTACGCGCACGTCGACCCCGACGGGGGCTGGGCCCGGATCGTGTCCGATCTGGAGGTGGTCCAGCTGAAGGGTGACCACCTCGCGGTGGTCGACGAACCGGTGGTCGGTACGGTCGGTAGGCATCTGGCGCGTCGACTCTCGGAGATCGACGCGGGAGTACTGAAGGGATCGGACGCGTGA
- the fadD32 gene encoding long-chain-fatty-acid--AMP ligase FadD32, which yields MSEVGDVDHPVIGSERSNVEFEQYHDASGAIVIPDRTTLVDFVESNVSAARRDPAADGLIYRYIDYSSSRQGEVAELSWSDFGDRLYAIAARLQQVAERGDRVAILAPQGLDYIVSFFAAIHAGLTAVPLFDPDEPGHHDRLHAVLGDCTPSVILTSTESAAGVRKLFRDLPARERPRTVAVDAIPAELGSGWTRPELGADDIAYLQYTSGSTRVPAGVEITHRNVVTNVMQLFDGLGLTRASRGVTWLPLFHDMGLLTVILPAMGGATITVMSPRAFVQRPGRWVTQLGAMSDGDGVFAAAPNFAFEHAARRGLPREGESLDLSGVTSIINGSEPVTPASMRAFNEAFAPYGLAPTAIKPSYGMAEATLFVSSPRKDDEAIVIHVDREDLNKGVMTVLDPDRVEGNEDAIPQVACGYVAPSQWAVIVEPGVDETTGEHDGRGRELPEGRVGEIWLYGTNVGRAYWGRPDESEATFGNMLSERLPEHSRTVREFGTVPEDARWLRTGDFGAYVDGQLYITGRVKDLVIVAGRNHYPQDLENTAQDASASLRPGFVAAFSVPANQLPIDARNGAVIPTDDSSETLVVVGERAPGAGKADPGPIADAVRSAISARHGVTAQDVILVPAGSIPRTSSGKIARRACKTAYVDGTLRGGHQQTAFPDEPAE from the coding sequence ATGTCCGAGGTCGGCGACGTCGACCATCCAGTCATCGGTTCGGAACGGAGCAACGTGGAGTTCGAGCAGTACCACGACGCCAGCGGGGCGATCGTCATCCCTGATCGCACCACCCTGGTCGACTTCGTCGAATCCAACGTCTCCGCAGCACGCCGGGACCCCGCGGCGGACGGGCTGATCTATCGCTACATCGACTACTCGTCGTCGCGCCAGGGCGAGGTCGCCGAGCTCTCGTGGTCGGACTTCGGTGACCGTCTCTACGCGATCGCCGCACGACTGCAGCAGGTGGCGGAGCGGGGAGACCGCGTGGCCATCCTCGCGCCCCAGGGGCTCGACTACATCGTCTCGTTCTTCGCCGCCATCCACGCCGGACTCACCGCCGTCCCGTTGTTCGACCCGGACGAACCCGGTCACCACGACCGACTCCACGCGGTCCTCGGCGACTGCACGCCGTCCGTCATCCTCACCTCCACCGAGTCGGCGGCGGGGGTCCGCAAGCTCTTCCGCGACCTGCCCGCCCGGGAACGACCGCGCACCGTCGCCGTCGACGCGATCCCGGCCGAGCTGGGCTCGGGGTGGACGCGCCCCGAGCTCGGCGCGGACGACATCGCCTACCTGCAGTACACCTCCGGTTCGACCCGCGTCCCGGCGGGCGTGGAGATCACGCACCGCAACGTCGTCACCAACGTCATGCAGCTCTTCGACGGTCTGGGCCTGACCCGGGCCTCCCGCGGCGTCACCTGGCTGCCGCTGTTCCACGACATGGGTCTGCTCACCGTGATCCTGCCCGCGATGGGCGGCGCCACCATCACCGTGATGAGCCCCCGGGCCTTCGTCCAGCGGCCCGGCCGCTGGGTCACCCAGCTGGGCGCCATGTCGGACGGCGACGGTGTCTTCGCCGCCGCACCCAACTTCGCGTTCGAGCACGCGGCCCGCCGTGGCCTACCCCGGGAGGGCGAGTCGCTCGACCTCTCGGGCGTCACCAGCATCATCAACGGTTCCGAGCCGGTCACCCCCGCCTCGATGCGCGCGTTCAACGAGGCGTTCGCCCCGTACGGACTGGCGCCGACCGCGATCAAGCCCTCCTACGGCATGGCGGAGGCGACGCTCTTCGTCTCCTCCCCCCGCAAGGACGACGAGGCGATCGTCATCCACGTGGACCGGGAGGATCTCAACAAGGGCGTCATGACCGTTCTCGATCCCGACCGGGTGGAGGGCAACGAGGACGCCATCCCACAGGTGGCGTGCGGGTACGTGGCACCCAGCCAGTGGGCCGTCATCGTCGAGCCCGGTGTCGACGAGACGACGGGCGAACACGACGGCAGGGGACGCGAACTCCCCGAGGGGCGGGTCGGGGAGATCTGGCTGTACGGCACCAACGTCGGGCGGGCCTACTGGGGCCGGCCGGACGAGTCCGAGGCCACGTTCGGGAACATGCTCTCGGAGCGACTCCCGGAGCACTCGAGGACGGTGCGCGAGTTCGGCACCGTCCCCGAGGACGCCCGGTGGCTCCGCACCGGTGACTTCGGCGCCTACGTGGACGGGCAGCTCTACATCACCGGGCGGGTCAAGGATCTGGTGATCGTCGCCGGGCGCAACCACTACCCGCAGGATCTCGAGAACACCGCCCAGGACGCCTCCGCCTCGCTGCGTCCGGGATTCGTTGCCGCGTTCTCCGTCCCGGCCAACCAGCTCCCGATCGACGCCCGTAACGGCGCCGTGATCCCCACCGATGACTCCTCGGAGACCCTCGTGGTGGTGGGCGAGCGCGCCCCCGGCGCGGGCAAGGCGGATCCCGGCCCCATCGCGGACGCCGTCCGCTCGGCCATCTCGGCGAGACACGGCGTCACGGCCCAGGACGTGATCCTGGTGCCCGCCGGGTCCATCCCCCGTACCTCCAGCGGCAAGATCGCCCGCCGCGCCTGCAAGACCGCCTACGTCGACGGCACGCTGCGGGGAGGTCACCAACAGACCGCCTTCCCCGACGAGCCGGCGGAGTAG
- a CDS encoding DUF732 domain-containing protein, whose amino-acid sequence MTRRAAALGTALVVVGGMLTACGGGDSTVSGVPDSETLAPPPGGAATSQARVPASEDSGRFTEAPAPVDSDSPGYTAPVVGARERGYLAALEAQDIETTELSDSLVAAGNTICRIRTTGGAAGETTTIADAVAGQISVGDYSDRDVDEISRIVVDAAAGQLCP is encoded by the coding sequence GTGACGCGCAGGGCGGCGGCGCTCGGAACGGCACTGGTCGTGGTCGGTGGGATGCTGACCGCCTGCGGCGGCGGCGACTCCACGGTGTCGGGCGTCCCCGACTCCGAGACGTTGGCCCCGCCCCCCGGCGGCGCCGCCACCTCTCAGGCCCGCGTGCCCGCCAGCGAGGACTCGGGGCGCTTCACCGAGGCACCGGCGCCGGTGGACTCGGACTCCCCGGGGTACACGGCCCCGGTCGTGGGCGCGCGGGAGCGCGGCTACCTCGCGGCCCTGGAGGCCCAGGACATCGAGACCACCGAATTGTCGGACTCGCTCGTGGCCGCGGGCAACACGATCTGCCGGATCCGGACCACCGGCGGGGCCGCGGGGGAGACCACCACCATCGCCGACGCCGTGGCGGGCCAGATCTCGGTGGGCGACTACTCGGATCGTGACGTGGACGAGATCTCGCGGATCGTCGTGGACGCCGCCGCCGGGCAGCTCTGTCCGTGA
- a CDS encoding alpha/beta hydrolase-fold protein, with translation MATPSAHASPRTRWASLLAAPLVVGMVGSGLIVPPAAGAQETPARVTPAQETPEQEAPAQGTPAQGSPAQGTPAQTGPGQEDPARSTTENRVDSPSLRVPTTLPTGVRLDKVEWKAANRVALWVQSPAMEQAIQVQLMLPAQWNAEPERTYPSLLLLDGLRARNDASGWTLETKISQFFDAKNAIIVLPVGGESSFYTDWVADANGSAYQWETFLMEELPPLLARDWRVNDKHGVAGLSMGGTAAMMLSQRYPEHFQFAASYSGFLDTTSFGMPEAIKVAMQDAGGYQAERMWGPLGSARWQEQDPKLHADKLRDQSIYVSAGSGNTGPWDQPSGLPDIPTNFPGYGLELLSRMTTQTFVNKARGAGVEVTANFRPSGTHTWPYWQFEMMQAWPQYAGAVGIENVEAPCAAEGEIARVAERQPGLGPCLTGEYDVKGGKATDFRFGRVFWSQQTGAHSVLGAIGAAYQAEGGPDGPLGLPTSGETTTPDGRGRFTQFQNGVIYWSPTTGAHAIRGAIRSMWQERGAERGDLGYPTTDEITNPNKPGVVQGFQGGTVYWSSDTGPRVVEGAILSTYREAGAENSELGYPTTDEISLTTRGGAFSRFQGGAIYWSLRTGAHAVPRGPVFDAWGTVDYERGRLGYPTSELRNTRDGQVMEFEGGRITVTGGRAEIS, from the coding sequence ATGGCGACCCCCAGCGCACACGCGAGCCCCCGCACCCGGTGGGCGTCACTCCTGGCGGCCCCACTCGTGGTGGGAATGGTGGGCTCCGGTCTCATCGTCCCTCCGGCTGCGGGCGCTCAGGAGACGCCTGCTCGGGTGACCCCGGCCCAGGAGACCCCAGAACAGGAGGCTCCGGCCCAGGGGACTCCGGCACAGGGTTCCCCGGCCCAGGGGACTCCGGCCCAGACCGGACCCGGCCAGGAGGACCCGGCCCGGTCGACGACCGAGAACCGGGTGGATTCACCGTCCCTGCGTGTGCCGACGACCCTCCCGACGGGAGTCCGTCTGGACAAGGTCGAGTGGAAGGCGGCCAACCGGGTCGCGTTGTGGGTGCAGTCCCCGGCCATGGAGCAGGCCATCCAGGTGCAGCTCATGCTCCCCGCGCAATGGAACGCCGAGCCGGAGCGCACGTATCCGTCGCTGCTCCTGCTGGACGGGCTGCGGGCGCGGAACGACGCCAGCGGGTGGACCCTTGAGACCAAGATCTCCCAGTTCTTCGACGCCAAGAACGCGATCATCGTGCTCCCCGTGGGCGGCGAGTCGAGTTTCTACACGGACTGGGTCGCGGACGCCAACGGTTCTGCGTACCAGTGGGAGACGTTCCTCATGGAGGAGCTGCCGCCGCTGCTGGCGCGCGACTGGCGGGTGAACGACAAGCACGGTGTGGCCGGACTGTCGATGGGCGGGACGGCCGCGATGATGCTCTCGCAGCGATACCCCGAGCACTTCCAGTTCGCGGCCAGCTACTCGGGTTTCCTCGACACCACCAGCTTCGGCATGCCCGAGGCCATCAAGGTGGCCATGCAGGACGCCGGTGGGTACCAGGCGGAACGCATGTGGGGGCCGCTCGGTTCGGCCCGCTGGCAGGAGCAGGACCCCAAGCTCCACGCGGACAAGCTCCGCGACCAGAGCATCTACGTGTCCGCGGGTAGCGGCAACACCGGGCCGTGGGACCAGCCTTCGGGGCTGCCGGACATCCCCACCAACTTCCCGGGCTACGGGCTCGAACTGCTGTCGCGGATGACCACCCAGACCTTCGTCAACAAGGCCCGCGGGGCCGGCGTCGAGGTGACGGCCAACTTCCGGCCCTCCGGAACCCACACGTGGCCGTACTGGCAGTTCGAGATGATGCAGGCCTGGCCCCAGTACGCCGGCGCCGTCGGGATCGAGAACGTCGAGGCCCCGTGCGCGGCGGAAGGGGAGATCGCCCGGGTCGCCGAGCGTCAACCCGGCCTCGGCCCGTGCCTGACCGGCGAGTACGACGTCAAGGGCGGCAAGGCCACCGACTTCCGTTTCGGCCGCGTCTTCTGGTCGCAGCAGACGGGCGCACACTCGGTGCTCGGGGCCATCGGCGCCGCCTACCAGGCCGAGGGCGGACCGGACGGGCCGCTGGGGCTGCCCACCTCCGGCGAGACCACCACTCCCGACGGCAGGGGCCGGTTCACCCAGTTCCAGAACGGCGTCATCTACTGGTCGCCGACCACCGGGGCGCACGCGATCCGCGGGGCGATCCGGTCGATGTGGCAGGAGCGTGGCGCCGAGCGCGGCGACCTCGGCTACCCGACCACCGACGAGATCACCAACCCGAACAAGCCCGGCGTGGTCCAGGGTTTCCAGGGCGGCACCGTCTACTGGTCCTCTGACACTGGCCCGAGGGTCGTCGAGGGCGCCATCCTGAGTACCTACCGGGAGGCCGGCGCGGAGAACTCGGAACTCGGGTACCCCACCACGGACGAGATCTCCCTGACCACCCGCGGCGGCGCGTTCAGTCGCTTCCAGGGCGGGGCGATCTACTGGTCCCTGCGCACCGGCGCGCACGCCGTCCCCCGCGGGCCCGTGTTCGACGCCTGGGGCACGGTCGACTACGAGCGCGGCCGGCTCGGCTACCCCACGAGCGAGCTGCGTAACACCCGGGACGGCCAGGTCATGGAGTTCGAGGGCGGCCGGATCACGGTGACCGGCGGCCGGGCGGAGATCTCGTGA
- a CDS encoding cutinase family protein → MARGSRRGGGRRLGCSLGALVMVVLLVLGIGWWIGNQGLPTGPGDGPGRESDEPELTQPADCPDVQMLAVPGTWESSPTDDPYAPSFMPNALLKSITDPLGQEYPAERLEVFTVPYVAQFRNPQRPDEITYDQSRAEGTDRARAELVAMHARCPYTSYILLGFSQGAVIAGDLTSEIGTGNGPVPADLVRGSVLIADGRRLPGEGQSPGLSPGTGQGMEISLQPVTGFTQLIAGATMTGPRPGGFGELADRTAQICDSRDLICNAPLNVVDGAARFQEFVANNAIHAMYATNPDVIMGTTVPEWTIGHTRELVDAAPEIAHG, encoded by the coding sequence GTGGCTCGTGGATCGCGTCGTGGAGGTGGCCGCCGTCTCGGGTGCTCGCTCGGAGCGCTCGTCATGGTGGTCCTGCTGGTGCTGGGGATCGGCTGGTGGATCGGGAACCAGGGACTGCCCACCGGCCCCGGTGACGGGCCGGGCCGCGAATCGGACGAGCCGGAACTGACCCAGCCCGCGGACTGCCCGGACGTCCAGATGCTCGCCGTGCCGGGCACCTGGGAGAGCAGCCCCACCGACGATCCGTACGCGCCGTCGTTCATGCCCAACGCGCTGCTCAAGTCGATCACCGACCCGCTGGGGCAGGAGTACCCGGCCGAGCGTCTCGAGGTCTTCACGGTCCCGTATGTCGCGCAGTTCCGGAACCCGCAGCGACCCGACGAGATCACCTATGACCAGAGTCGGGCCGAGGGCACGGATCGTGCGCGGGCCGAGCTCGTCGCGATGCACGCCCGCTGCCCGTACACCTCCTACATCCTGCTCGGCTTCTCGCAGGGAGCGGTGATCGCCGGCGACCTCACCAGCGAGATCGGTACCGGCAACGGGCCGGTCCCGGCGGACCTGGTGCGGGGTTCGGTCCTCATCGCCGACGGGCGGCGCCTGCCCGGCGAGGGCCAGTCGCCGGGGCTGTCCCCGGGGACGGGTCAGGGGATGGAGATCTCGCTCCAGCCGGTGACGGGCTTCACCCAGCTCATCGCGGGTGCCACCATGACCGGGCCCCGGCCCGGGGGCTTCGGGGAACTCGCCGACCGGACCGCCCAGATCTGCGATTCCCGGGACCTCATCTGCAACGCCCCGCTCAACGTGGTGGACGGAGCGGCCCGGTTCCAGGAATTCGTCGCCAACAACGCCATCCACGCCATGTACGCGACCAACCCGGACGTGATCATGGGGACCACGGTTCCGGAGTGGACCATCGGACACACGCGCGAACTCGTCGACGCGGCACCGGAGATCGCCCACGGCTGA